GGAATGTCTGCCGTTCGTAGCTTGtgctctgccccgagtccccttcggggtgagaagagtggaatataaatgttttaaatttaaaaaaatactttcctGATTTTTCAAAATGACACCTGCACCAATTTTAATTCCCCCTTAGAGATTCAGTGAAACAAATTCCTTCTATTATAGGGACTCAAGGGCTCATAACAGGacaatgttttaatagttttatttaaAACTAAAAGGCTTCATCACCCCTTTAAAGGTATTCCCATATTCAGTAACCTTTTGAGAAGTATTACGAAAATGTTACATCCACAACATATGCTAAAAAGCTAAAACCTGTCCCAAATTTATTCGAAAGTACTTAAAAGTATTCCAGATTTATCACAACTAAAGCCCTCTTGTATCCTTAGTCATAAAATCCAATAGATTCATGTACACAGTTTCACAGGTCATTCTTTGTGTGTCAGAATTGTTTCATAGGTCATTCTTTGTGTCATAATTGTTCACTGGGCTCTTAATAACTGCGCCTAGTAAATAAATACGTATATAACGCAAAGCCTGAATTTGAACATTAATTTACTAGATTCAAACATATATACCAAGTCTCTTACAACACACATTAATCTATGAGAGAAACAAGACCTTTTCGAATGTTTTTCTTTAGCATGCGATTCCATTGCTAAAAATAATCTTTCTATACACCTTCATTAGATCAAGCCTGGAAATAgagcaaaaataaaacatttaattttTGGATTTAGTTTTTACAAAGccaaatcttgatatttggggaaggaaataaaattgCATATTCAAATTCAGTGTTTCGTCTTATAGTGATGAGCAACTGTTCCAAAAGAACAGTTCAGCATGGTTTACATGCCTAAAACCACAATTGAGGACAATTCAGACTGCTGTGCTAGAAAATATAAAGACCACAGATTAAGCTAGATTTTTATGAGATCTGAAACATTAAAAGTCATGTGGAGCAATTCTTTTGAAAACAATTCAGAGACATGATTAGAGGACTTTTGCACAAAAATCCATAAGGCATTTTGTGGAAATACAAGATACCTCATTTAGGTGGTATTTGTTCAGAAGACCTTAACTTCTAAGTATTCTTCTGGCGACCTGAAATAGTAGTCAACTGTACCATATGTATTTCTATCTTGAAGTCTCATATTTGCTGGTATTCTAGATTTAGGTAATCAAGTAGTACAACTTCAATCTCAGGATCTTTCtttagatttgttgttgttgcatcatATTATCTTTTGACAGAAAGATGACAAATCCAAGTCAAACATGTAGTTTCCAGTTTGTGTCAAACACGTAGTTTCAAGTTTGGGAAACTAAGGCCAGAAAGGCCTTTTGTCTCTTACATTCAAACTCTTAACCAAAGCAATGATCTTGAAAAATATGAGGATTTTAATCCTTATAGCAATTACAGGTAAAACAGAATTGTCAAAGTTCATTGGATTTTGTGAGCCTTCCAATACATCCCAATTAATTCCCATTTCAAACTACAGACAGAAACAAAGGCACAATCCTTAAAGTGCAAGTCTCCAAGAGGTGTTATAGACAAGAGCACAGCTACCATTAATTTCAGACAGAATTCATGAACTAGAAATTGCCAACAGGATTGTGTCTAAGCTCCATCAACAGTCTGAAAATCATACCCTCTACACAGCAGTATATTTTCAAATAGTTTATTTACATTCTTAGTAAAAGCCCTGTTTTGGCTTTCATGTTTTTATTTCCCCCTTGATCAAGTTTTGTGTACATTACATTAAAGAACATACATCTGTATTTACAAAGGAACATTCTAAGCAGTAAAAAGAAAAACCATCACAATGGATCCTAATTTTTTTAGTTTACTTGCTTACCCCTCTTCTGAACGTATGGCCTGTTAGATGGCCACATTCACTAGTTTTTTAAGAAACGTTCTGAAGCAGTGTGGAATAAAGAATTTTAGTGAACTGCAGTATAGCAACGTGTAATGTGTACTGTACAACTACAGCCCCAAACCCTTTATAAAATCCCAATACTCCTTCTTCCCGCTTTATGGTATTGATACAGTCTCTCATTCCTTCGTACTGAGTATTGATGGGAAGAACTTCATACCCAAGGTCCGTATTGTCAATGATGGTGCGTGTCCCTTGAATGTGGAGGCGGTGCAAGACTGTCTCCAACGGGTAGAGAATGACATCGGCACAAAGGCTGGCAGCAAAGCTAGCAATAAGTTCTGGAAAGTAAGCATCCAACATACTTTGGACTGAACTGGAGTTGTCTGTTGCCAGGTTGTGGGAATTCTCCTTCTTGAGAAAAAAGAGGACTAACTTCTGTACAGCAgaactaataatataatgcagcACGCCATGCAGAACTGTTGGAAAGGTCAATGCCAGGAGAGGGAGTAGTCGCTTGCTATGGGGCACCCCAAAGCCCAGTGCCCTGCCGATGCCCTCTTTCAGGCAATCCAAAATGCCAGTATTATCCCGAATGATTTCACTCTGAAAGAAAACACAATAATGCCTTGAATACACGTCCCTTTAAAAATGTTGCAATAAATCCTTGTTAACTTTCTTtatattaaatttaattaattagTATACATGTTAATGGAAGCATGCGAATAAACCTTTCAAGTGATGGAAAAGTTCCAAGTGTAACCAATTTGAATCCTTTTCAATATGAGCAAAGCACTCCCAAGTTCATCTGAACAACTTAGCCTGATAAAAATTGCCACAAGGTATTTCATATCATGACATTAGTCAGTGGGCCTTTTGTAGAAGATGCCAAACAGAAAGCTGGTCTTTCTGTTGTGTAATCTAGTGGGTATTGGGTTCAATCAGTTGTTAGGATATGTTGTAGTCCCTTCCAACAGATCAACTTTGATGGCTCACTTTCTAGAAAAAGACCTCAAAGTAAATCAAGAGGACCTCTCCTTCCTGATTAGTCCCTTGGCCAAGAATAAAGGGCCCAACCACAGTCTAATAGTAACCAAAGAGGGAAAAGGTTTAACATTCACTATAGAGTGTGGGGAAAATCCTTTGAGCCTCCAGTTGTTTTGCATCAACTCCCATTCCTTTATTGATTTATTGCCCACATTTCTTCCAGACCTGGGAGCTGAAACGGCTTACAACATATAATTGTGTGTCACATGAAGACTCATATTAGTGAcgatacatttatttatgtatttatttattacatttctccctgctcttctcacctcaaaggggactcagagcagcttacaattatggcaaaaattcaatgccacattacacATACAGAGGAATAAATACAACAGattgagcaataaaacaattgaaatacacaaatacaataaaacagattaaaaacatagtgCCTAGCTCCATAATCGTTATTTGTGCTGCTACATTCAATTTGGATTCCATATTACACTGCTCCCCAAATGCCTGTGTCCAAAGACAGATCTTTAACTTGTTCCTGAAgaccaggaaggagggggccggtctgatatcactggggagttccagagtcgaggggtaaccactgagaaggccctgtctctcatccccactagttGTTCTTGCGAAGGGGGtgagatcaagagcagggtctccccagcagatcttaatgctcaaactggctcatagagggagatatgttcgacAGGTAAGTTtaatatataaaacattatttctgaaaccacaagcaatgaaacagaaaagatgatgtcaaaaaaaaaatctttccacagaggctgtcaaTTTTCTAGAGCCTGTTGGGGAAAAACTATTTAACtctggagagaagaaaagagccaGTGTAGCCTTCTAAACCTGAGCTATCAGCCAAAACATTTGGCATTTGTTGCAACTGGCCCATAAACGGTAGGCTATTTTTTGATACAAACAGTTGTGCAAATGTGATTTCCTATCTGGCATATGAAGTTGCATAGAAGGTCAAGCTCCTGTCTCTTAGTGATATTCCACCAGGACTATGTGGTTTCTGAACATTTTTCAGTCCACCAGCTAAAAAGATATTTTTCcaggatatttttttttacaaaataagtACAAAAGATGCCCTTCTTTTGAAAGTGtggatattatttttttctcaacATCACTCAACCACCCCCACCATGAAGGGAAGTGATATGATGTTTAGTCATTGATGGAAATCTCATTTATCCAATTGGTCTTCTCTAGATGAAATTACCAAAAGGAACTAGGTATTAGATTTTATGACTAATTAGACTACATGACTTGGGGGAATGCTGATTTCTATTTCTACTTTGAGGTACTGCTCAATGGATATTAAAAGACATTCTATATTCATGAACAGGATGGCTAGTTTCATACCCATTTTGTTGCTATTAGGAAAAATGCAGCTAAGAAGGGAACATAAATACATAGGTTTTTATGATTAATCTCAAAAAATCAAGAGGCAAAAactttacaaatatttaaaaaccatGACATCATAGAGAGAGTCATTATTTTATCTATGTGACTCAGATATTATGACTCAAATCACCTTTCTCTCTTCTATCTTGTAATGAAACCCAAACCAAAAAAACCCACCAAGTGGCAAGTGCACCGCCAAGTGGCCAAAAGTCATATAATTGAACAAAAAATGCTTTGAAATATGCAAACACCATTTTTTGAGAGGAAGTTTATCCCACACATTTGGGGAATGCTTCTACTAGTTCCAAAGATTCACCACTTTCCAGATTTGCACAAAGTCAGTTATAGATATTAACTGTATCTCTATAGAGATGAGTCAAGAACTAGTGATAAGAAATGcgatcattgggttgctgtgcgttttctgggctgtatggctatgttccagaagcattctctctttacgttttgcccacatctatggcaggtaaaAGCATTTAAAACTTACTTGCACAGTTTCAATCAGACTTGCTGAATAAAAAGGCATTGCAATCATGTAAGACAACCTAGAAGAATAAGCACAGTTAGAATTCTGGGGGGAACGGACACACATTTCCTTTTGCTAGCTTCAAACAGCCTGATGAACAATCCTATTAAGCTGAGGCTTTTTTAAATGTAATCCAATTTACCCAATGAAAGTTAAATTGGCTTAGGTTTATATGACTTGGATTGGACTTGGGATGGCACTTCTTGAACACTATCGAGGCACTCCTGAAATCTTCCTAATGTAAAATTATCCTTCCATATGAATGATTAATTTAGTAGTAACTGATTCTTACTCCAATACTTCTCAGTATTAGTATGTGTGTATTAAGCAATGCAAAGTGTATTACATTCCTCATTGGAaatatatgatgttttggtgagaCCTGCTAAGTCCATGCATTAGTTGAGGTCCTACAGAAACAAGAGTTCTGCTGAAAGTCCTTGTTTCAGTTATCAGTGCAAACAATAGTCTAATGAAATTTAAGTAAATAACCAAGCCAAGACAGAAATATATCACAGATGTCCATATCTAAAGGTAAATTAACTTGAAATTCCAAACTCTAGCTCACTTTAAAACTGATACATTTCAGGTTGCAGGCAAACAAATACTATTTATACTATTTATAGCAGGtaaagttttctcctgacattaagtctatctgtgtccgactctggggggtggtgctcatctccatttctaagccaaagagctgccgttgtccatagacacctccaaggtcatgtggccagcatgaaagcatgcagtgccattaccttccggCAGAAGCTGATCTACTCGCATCTGCATGTTTTCTAATTGCTAGGTTGCCAAAAgttggcctaacagtgggagctcatcatGCCCCCCGGATTCGAATCGCCAATCTTTTGATGAAcaaattcagcagttcagcggtttaaccaactGTGCTACCAGGGCCCCCctgataataatttattttgtcTGTTTCATCTGTCGTTATTATCAAAATATGTAATGACAATAGTTTCAATAGTAAGAAATTATTACCTACCCTTTCAGGACAAGATGTTCTCCAATTTGCTTGGGACTCCATTTATATGAGAGCTCTCTGAAAAATTAAAGGAGCAATAATATCAATCCAAGCATATAAACTAGTCAGTACTTTACACTTACAACAAAATAATCACATATAAACTGAGTAGGCATACAAGGTTGACAGGACGAATCACACTTTGTGTAAAGTATAAGAGCCACTTCTTATACATTTCCATCTTCACTTTTCTGTAAGGAAGTATTCTGCCTATTTTCAGATAGTCGCACAATAGCAGGGAACTGAACAGAAGATATTATCAGGGGACTTTTTAGGTCTAGCCTTAAAAGTCACACCGTTTTTAGAGCTTTTGATAAAGGAAATCTGTACTAAGACCAAGCTTACTCCATGTGTAATATTGGGACTTACGTAATTTCTAAAAATAGTTTCAAATAATACTGATGTTGTTCCTAGCTATTTTAATGCACTGCAAGTACAGCCTACAAAAACCGATAGTTCCTTAAAACATGTTGAGAAACACAGAGGAAGAAAATTCAGCATGATTCTAGAATAGCATTTCATTGTTCAATAATGTAAAAGCAATTAAGTATTTTAAAGAAGCATAAAACTTCCAACTAGAATTTCTTTAAACATAATTTAAGTGAACTATTAGACCAACTTAGTGAtttcatcgaatcatagagttggaagagacctcatgggccatccagtcctaccccctgccaagaatcaggaaaatcacattcaaaccaccccgacagatcgccatccagcctctgtttaaaagcctccaaagaaggagcctccatcacagtccggggcagagagttccactgctgaacagctctcagttaggaagttcttcctaaaggtagaatctcctttcctgtagcttgcagccattgttccacgtcctagcctccagggcagtagaaaacaagcttgctccctcctccctatgacttcccctcacatatttatacatggctatcatagctCCTCTCAGTCTTTTATATTGCAAGCTAAATATCTCTTCACACAATCTTAAAAGCCACAGGAATGCAGTATTTCTTTCCCTCTCAATATATAGCATTTCATGATTTTTGTTCACTAAATAACTTCAAATTGACTATCTGTATTTCAAATGTtactttaattcttattttttgATGTAATCCAAGTCTTAATATTGACAACTCTATTAAAAAGCAACCATACCTATAAAAGCTTTACATAATTGACACTTGAATTTGGAAGTTtagttgtttttaaagaaaaagaaaaataattggaAGGCCTATGCCTTGACTCTTACTTAAAAAACCCTAAATACATTTTACTCTTGGTTTGTTATCTACCGCTACTTGATACATAACTCTTGCTGCCAAGATAACAAgcattttaaagctgtttctttcaaGAACCTTGAAGGAGGCATTCAATAATCAGCTCTGAACTATCCGGAAGTTAAAACGGCTCAACTTAATTGAAACAGAAATGTGTTCACACTGGATAGAAGACAATCTATTAAGCAATGACAACAGCTAAGCTACACAAGGTCAACTTGTTTTCAATCTAACCACAGAGACAACACTATTGCTAATCTTGGCCTTCGGTGGTACAGAAACTGATATTTCAAACTGTTAAAAAGGAGAGTTGCAATCTATGGAAAAGTTCAATTACATTTAAATCACTAAGTAAAACACAACTATAGCCATGCTGGCCcatgagggaggggaaaaaatcaaaatccaCAATGGAAAGATATAATTACAtccatatacaaatacacacacacacacacaaacaccagtGTACAGATTTGTTTAGAAAATATATTAGATCTTCATTTGCACTACATCATGGTCTAATTTTTGTCTTTCTCAACTGCCATCCACATAATATTCATGTTTACTTCTCTCTTGCAATGCTCTTTCTCAACTACTTGTTCTATGCATGTCATGGTGGTCTCACTATTATTCTTTAAATCACTATTTTCAGTAACATCTTTTGTAAATTTGAAAGGGAAATGTATTGATCCAAGCTCACTTTTAAATAAATTAAGCATTAAATTTGCAAAGGAATTGCAATGCCAAAGAAAATAATTACATCTGTATGTCATAACCACACAGTTAAGAGAACCTTAAATTATTAGTGGGTGATTTCCTTCCTTGAATTTCCTAGCATGCGACACAGCATAGGGTAACAATTTCTGCTCATACTATGCAGAATTAATGAAGGCACTCCTCCTGCTCACCTCTGTCCTCTGCATGAGGCAGAGtgtattttgaccagggacaacaaATTGCTTTTGGGTAGTTACCACATACGATAAGGTGGACATGAAAAATATTGCCTACTCCTACAATTCAGTGGCTTCTGCTAATTCTGATACAACAAAAATTCCATGATTTTATCAACAACCATTCTGAATATCTTCTTCATCTATAGTGTAGTCAGAAGGTAAGGAAATAGGGATATTTGGACAGCGGTCCCCTTCCATTAGAGGGTGGAAGTTTGTTGTGTTCATGTGTGGGAGTGacaataatactatgtaacaatatttgagaaaaaatctgttcctggttggaaAATGTTCTTTCCTGCTTAATTATGcaggactatatatatatatatatatatatatatatatatatatatggtcttTATTAGATATTTTCATAATACATATcgttaaaaagaaagaaattttaaGATCTAACAGAACAAGAAAAAGAATAGCGAGAAAAGAGAAGAGTTTGAagcagaaaaagagaagagaaaagaaaagaaaaagtacagtgttccctcacttatcgcaggtgtctTACCCCAGCACCCTCCTACTCCTCTTCCTTGGAGGCCTGGGGCTTGTCTCCGGGAAGCCTCTGCTGAAGAGGGAGGAGTGGCGTTGTTGTCCTTAGGCCTGGCCAAGcaccgccctcctcctcctccttggtgaGTGCTGAAGTCATGGGCGAGCAAGCTGATTACGTGCCATTGCTGTTATGAGCTGAGGGCCCCGCCATGTCGCTGCTGAGGAGGCACCCTGGGAGGCCAGCTGGGAAGGGCCTTCCAAGGGGTCAGCAGCATGTAAAGGGTCACCCGGCTTGGTCCCAGGAGAAGCTGCACCAAGGCCCAGCCCGGGAGACCACCACCGAAGAGGGAAGACCAGGCTTCACCCAGCCTGGCAGTCTCTGGGCTGGGCCTCGGTGCCCAAGGAGCCTCCGAGGAAGGAGCGAGGAGCAGCGGAGGCCCAATCCGGAGACAAGCCCCACGGTAATGCCCAGCACCTggctctctcccccctcctccttttcctcctccctcccctgcaGCTCCTGGGGGGAAGGAAAagcccacaaaacagcgagtctgcaataagcgaaccatgaagtagcgGGGGAACACAGTAGTTGTTATGTCCcataaacttcatttttgtggttgccacaaactatgttgaattggttgagactctatgagatattcattaaaaaactaTAGGAAATTTTGAAACGGTTGAAATGGATGAATTAACCTTAATTCTACAACAAGATAACATACAAAACAGCGAGAAAAATGGAAATCttatatgaattttatatatatataaaaaaaacaggaGACGATGACTGCAATAGAATTTGTGAACTAAAAGTATTATGAAATAATACCTGCGTATAAACTATGTAACTTGCATAtctaacagcaaaaaaaaaaaaaaaaagttttagaaAACTGATGAATTTATAAATTAATATTTCTGAGTTAGAGTAGAAAAGTATATATACTTCAAGAAGGTTGATACTAtagatatatacatttatataggaAAATTTATTATGTGTagtgtgtggatcataataaattgtggcaagttcttggtgggatgggcatcccaagccaccttgtctctctcctgaggaatctgtacaaggaccaagtagcaacagtcagaactgaccacggaacaacagactggttcaagattgggaaaggcgtacggcaaggctgcatcctctcacccaacctttttaacttgtatgcagaacacatcatgcgatgtgcggggctggatgaatgcaaagctggggtgaaaattgctggaagaaacattaacaacctcagatatgcagatgacaccactctgatggctgaaagcgaggaggagctgaggagccttctaatcaaggtgaaagaagaaagcgcaaatgccgggttgcagctaaacgtcaaaaaaaccaagattatggcaacaagaatgattgacaactggaaaatagagggagaaaccgtggaggccgtgacagactttgtttttctaggtgcaaagattactgcagatgcagactgtagccaggaaatcagaagacgcttacttcttgggaggagagcaatgtccagtctcgataaaatagtgaagagtagagacatcagactggcaacaaagatccgcctagtcaaagccatggtattccctgtagtcacctacggatgtgagagctggaccttagggaaggctgagcgaaggaagatcgatgcttttgaactgtggtgttggaggaaagtgctgagagtgccttggactgcgagaagatccaaccagtccatcctccaggaaataaagcccgactgctcactggagggaaagatactagagacaaagttgaagtactttggccacatcatgaggagacaggaaagcctagagaagacaattatgctggggaaagtggaaggcaaaaggaagaggggccgaccaagggcaagatggatggatggcatccttgaagtgactggactgaccttgaaggagctgggggtggtaacggccgacagggagctctggcgtaggctggtccatgaggtcacgaagagtcggagacgactgaacgaatgaacaacaacattatgtgTAGATTCTATGTGACTGGTAATTATAATATTTACATGTATATTACTAATCTACTAACAAAAGAAATTAACTTTAGGATATGTATATCGTTGACTGCCATCAAGAGTAGAAAAATAGTTTGAATCAGTTAATGGATAAaataagaagaaggaatattatgcagaattagaagagaagaaaagaagggacaatataagaagataaaagaaatcaaCTCAGATCCTGAAGTATAATCTGTTACTCTTGTTAGAGAAGGTGTCATAATTGGAACACCTCTTTTCTTTTACGTCACTTCCTCCCTAGATTAAAGACTATGTATAACAATACTCCCACCCCCTCTATGTCTTTGACGAAACAACAGATTATAACTACTTAACTAACATGACTCTGTAACTTACATACTACATTCTGTgatgtttcccatctttttccttttaaatagTGCATTTGAGTTaattttttactcttttattttGGGGAACTTAAACTTATTTTCACAAacaaaaactagagcaaaatgtgctacaggatgtcccacaaaaacaaagttttgcagtttaagaaacttttcccatgtttttcatGATTGAACCCGTTagcaaattacatttataactcagAAACAAAAATTCTGTTACATAGCGTAATTGGAGCAACAGGCTGACAGCCTATTCTTGAATTCACAAATCTCTTAGGAACAGAGTCTTATTACAGAAATGGAAGTACTTTATCCAAGTCTTGGTGAATATTAGAATAATTTGTGCACAGAGAAATGTATATTAATGGCTGACTGGAATGAAACAGCTATCAAAAGGTGTTGATAGCTATAAGCATGGATACGCAGGAATGGGAAGTATGAGACAACATCATAAAGAGGATTGCTCCTTCCTCTTTTTAGGACAAAGAAATCTTGATTTGTTCTTAGTGTTTTTTGAAATATTAAATGACTAGCCCAAATCAGTACTGAGAATGATTTTTAAAAGCCCTGGAGAAAATATAACTGCATAATTAGCAAAGATCACTAGCAGATACGAAAGTATGTCACACATTGATAGATGACATGAATAATATTTAGTGAGCAGAGACAAACATGGATTATCATAATGGAGTACAATTAATACTTACTTGACTGGCCTGTATATGGCATTTGAAAAACAGTGATATAACACATGAATAAAGCTCTTAATGATGCTATATAGGTAAATGCAAATTAGTACAGAGAAAACCTCAATATGCCGATGACTGTGATTGAGAGTATTTTACACACTTGGAAAAGATTGTTCTGATATTGCACATTGATCAAACAACAATAATCAATGCAGGCAACATCTGAGAGTACTACCAAGACACACTCACTACACAAATAATGCACTTAATACAAGACTGagataaaaaaaaatggcaatacCTTGGCAAAGGGGTGAATTCACTGATGATGCCTTCTGCTCCAAGAGTTATGCCCTGAACAATGAATGTACTTCCCATTCCTTTCCAAAGAGCTCTGGGTCCCTGGAATTCAAGGATGAAGAAATACAGAGGTAGAGTCATAATATAATTAACATGTTGCTGTTACACAACACTATATCTAAATGTTTATACAGATATTTTTATACTGACAAATTATACGAAAAGCATTACCTTTAAAGCTATGCATAATTAATAGGTTTTCAGAATTCAATTTTGAAAATTTTAGACTTTACAGGTTTTGTCTAAGAAAAATGTGTGTACTCTGGCATCAAATACAAACCTGGGTCTTATTGATGCTATACATAATATTGATGATTGTAAATGGTGTGAGATGATAATTCTTGGCATGATAATTCACCTGTAAAAACAAATACATGTAATTATAAAAATGGATTGCTGTATATCTACTGGTATACATCATAGTGTTCACTAGAGTTAGGCCATCTGCAGGGGtactgattgtgcttttcctgcatggctgggggttggactagatggctcatgtagtctcctccaactcttatcattctatgagtctatgagcaCTTTCTtgactgtgttgtcgaaggctttcgtgaccggaatcactgggctgctgtgttttccgggctgtatggccatgttccagaaccattctctcctgacatttcactcatatctatggcatgcatcctcaaggttgcctgccatagatgtgggtgaaacgtcaggagagaatgcttctggaacatggccatacagcccagaaaacacacagcaacccactttCTTGACTGATTTTGCAAAGACTTGTTGGATTTCTCAGCATGTGCAAGTTACATTCTGAAATCAGTATCTAATCAAACCCAGTATTTTAGGTgacattcattaaaataatatGTCTCAGCATTAAaaccactgtttaaaaccatctcaatcatccgcatcaaatctaattgccATGGTAAGTTTTCCTAATTTAATACTAACATCTCAATCCCATGCTTGTTTACTTAGAAATCCATTTAAAGTTAGGATGTTTACTCCTAGGAAAGCAAGACTACATtgtaaaagaaacaaagaagcacATTTGTATCAGGGTCTCAGACTATTTACCTGACACTGCCGACGCAGAACGATGCAAGGATGAGCCAACACATTCTCTGTAAACAAACTTTggaaaaacaatgttttaaatattgATGTTTTGCAGACTGCTATCATCACATACCTGGTTTTTTATGACCTACAAAATGCTGGCTAGTTTTACAACTTTGATTTTACAACTTTGGTAAAGTCTCTGTTCCAAATTTTAACAGATTTTATTTGGACAAAGGCCAGAATACAAAGCACATATTTCACTCAAATATCAAGATATGGCAAGAAGAGGGAAGAGATTACCATCAATAAGGTATAGAAGGAAACAGGTAGCCACTGCATCCAGGCAAGTGTTATCTGTACTGTATTTCTGGTGTTTAAAATCTAGTGTCAAGCTATAGAATTCTGTACTAGATGGATTTCTAATCAATTTTTAAGTAAAAAATA
This genomic interval from Anolis sagrei isolate rAnoSag1 chromosome 2, rAnoSag1.mat, whole genome shotgun sequence contains the following:
- the SLC25A46 gene encoding mitochondrial outer membrane protein SLC25A46 isoform X1, giving the protein MHPRRPEGFDGLGFRGGREEPGLGHWVSTPPDIPGSRNLHWGEKTPQLVAGTPLGASGFGEDPSGGGPGASSEQLNRFAGFGIGLASLFTENVLAHPCIVLRRQCQVNYHAKNYHLTPFTIINIMYSINKTQGPRALWKGMGSTFIVQGITLGAEGIISEFTPLPRELSYKWSPKQIGEHLVLKGLSYMIAMPFYSASLIETVQSEIIRDNTGILDCLKEGIGRALGFGVPHSKRLLPLLALTFPTVLHGVLHYIISSAVQKLVLFFLKKENSHNLATDNSSSVQSMLDAYFPELIASFAASLCADVILYPLETVLHRLHIQGTRTIIDNTDLGYEVLPINTQYEGMRDCINTIKREEGVLGFYKGFGAVVVQYTLHVAILQFTKILYSTLLQNVS
- the SLC25A46 gene encoding mitochondrial outer membrane protein SLC25A46 isoform X3, whose product is MYSINKTQGPRALWKGMGSTFIVQGITLGAEGIISEFTPLPRELSYKWSPKQIGEHLVLKGLSYMIAMPFYSASLIETVQSEIIRDNTGILDCLKEGIGRALGFGVPHSKRLLPLLALTFPTVLHGVLHYIISSAVQKLVLFFLKKENSHNLATDNSSSVQSMLDAYFPELIASFAASLCADVILYPLETVLHRLHIQGTRTIIDNTDLGYEVLPINTQYEGMRDCINTIKREEGVLGFYKGFGAVVVQYTLHVAILQFTKILYSTLLQNVS
- the SLC25A46 gene encoding mitochondrial outer membrane protein SLC25A46 isoform X2 codes for the protein MGVVVLQEQLNRFAGFGIGLASLFTENVLAHPCIVLRRQCQVNYHAKNYHLTPFTIINIMYSINKTQGPRALWKGMGSTFIVQGITLGAEGIISEFTPLPRELSYKWSPKQIGEHLVLKGLSYMIAMPFYSASLIETVQSEIIRDNTGILDCLKEGIGRALGFGVPHSKRLLPLLALTFPTVLHGVLHYIISSAVQKLVLFFLKKENSHNLATDNSSSVQSMLDAYFPELIASFAASLCADVILYPLETVLHRLHIQGTRTIIDNTDLGYEVLPINTQYEGMRDCINTIKREEGVLGFYKGFGAVVVQYTLHVAILQFTKILYSTLLQNVS